The following proteins are encoded in a genomic region of Alphaproteobacteria bacterium:
- a CDS encoding putative peptidoglycan glycosyltransferase FtsW, whose protein sequence is MIALTRSDESIFSHWWWTIDRWMLAFIAALIIFGIILVQAASPAIAEARGFDKFHFVRNYLLFLVPVIVGMAVLSMQSLRTIRLIAFAILPLGVIGVALTLVFGAEVKGATRWLHLPGLSMQPSEFVKPALTVIAAWLFARHREKRGFPALGANIILYGFVTGLLLLQPDFGMSMLVSVVWFGQFFLAGLPLALVGISIILLLGGGVGAYFIFPHVHRRIDRFLDPASGDNYQVDRAMEAFMNGGMFGTGPGQGTVKMSLPDAHCDFIFAVAGEELGLISCLIIVLLYAMIVLRGLWRLRREQNLFVVLAGSGLLLQFGFQAIINMASTLHLMPTKGLTLPFISYGGSSLFALSLQMGMLLALTRKRYGTGET, encoded by the coding sequence ATGATCGCTTTGACCCGTTCCGACGAATCCATCTTCAGCCATTGGTGGTGGACCATCGACCGCTGGATGCTGGCCTTCATCGCCGCGCTGATCATCTTCGGCATCATCCTGGTGCAGGCCGCCTCCCCCGCCATCGCCGAGGCGCGCGGATTCGATAAATTCCATTTCGTGCGCAACTATCTTCTGTTTCTCGTGCCGGTGATCGTCGGCATGGCGGTGCTTTCCATGCAGTCGCTGCGCACCATCCGCCTGATCGCCTTCGCCATATTGCCGCTCGGCGTCATCGGCGTCGCGCTGACGCTGGTTTTCGGCGCCGAGGTCAAGGGCGCCACGCGCTGGCTCCATTTGCCCGGCCTGTCGATGCAGCCGTCGGAATTCGTCAAGCCCGCGCTTACCGTCATCGCCGCGTGGCTGTTCGCCCGGCACCGGGAAAAGCGCGGCTTTCCGGCGCTCGGCGCGAATATCATACTCTATGGCTTCGTCACCGGCCTTTTGCTGCTGCAGCCTGATTTCGGCATGAGCATGCTGGTGTCGGTGGTTTGGTTCGGGCAGTTTTTTCTGGCGGGCTTGCCGCTGGCGCTGGTCGGGATCAGCATCATATTGCTTTTGGGCGGCGGCGTGGGAGCCTATTTCATCTTTCCGCACGTCCACCGCCGGATCGACCGCTTTCTCGATCCCGCCAGCGGCGACAATTATCAGGTCGACCGGGCCATGGAAGCCTTCATGAATGGCGGCATGTTCGGCACCGGCCCCGGCCAGGGTACGGTCAAAATGTCCCTGCCCGACGCGCATTGCGATTTCATCTTCGCCGTGGCCGGAGAAGAGCTCGGGCTGATTTCCTGCCTTATCATCGTGCTGCTCTATGCCATGATCGTGCTGCGCGGGCTATGGCGGCTGCGGCGCGAGCAAAACCTGTTCGTCGTGCTGGCGGGAAGCGGCCTGCTGCTGCAATTCGGCTTCCAGGCAATCATTAACATGGCCTCCACGCTGCATTTGATGCCGACGAAGGGGCTGACTTTGCCCTTTATTTCCTATGGCGGTTCGTCGCTCTTTGCCTTATCCCTGCAGATGGGAATGTTGTTGGCCTTGACGCGCAAGCGTTACGGCACGGGAGAGACTTAA
- the murD gene encoding UDP-N-acetylmuramoyl-L-alanine--D-glutamate ligase, protein MIVPPHVKGKSYVVLGLGKSGMQSARSLIAGGAHVLAWDNAEPTRKAAEEAGISLMNPDGLDWTNIAALVLSPGIPQTHPVAAKAKAAGIAVIGDIELLFQSQPEARYVGITGTNGKSTTTALIGHILKTAGLRAEIGGNLGTPALALAPLGKDGIYVLELSSYQLDLIRRNPIEIAVMLNLTPDHLARHGDMAGYIAAKARIIRDDGPQTFICGMDDDHSRKLAERASAKPGIRVQGISQAAQEGCAVYAKDRRLIDNIGGKHESILGLDTLTTLVGAHNWQNIAAAYAAATALGVPRDAILAGVKTFPGLAHRQQLIAAIDGVKFINDSKATNADATGKALACYDPIYLILGGQPKEGGLAGLEIFMPRVRHAFLIGQAADEFAAWLEGKAAYAQCGTLDVAVAEAASMAWREKLDHAAVLLSPACASWDQFSSFEHRGDMFARYVRALQSPALGQSA, encoded by the coding sequence ATGATCGTTCCCCCGCATGTGAAGGGCAAAAGCTATGTCGTGCTCGGCCTCGGCAAATCCGGGATGCAGTCGGCGCGGTCTTTGATCGCGGGCGGCGCGCATGTCCTGGCATGGGACAATGCCGAACCTACCCGCAAGGCCGCCGAAGAAGCCGGAATTTCGCTGATGAATCCCGACGGCCTCGACTGGACGAACATCGCCGCGCTCGTCTTATCGCCCGGCATTCCGCAGACGCATCCGGTCGCCGCGAAAGCCAAAGCGGCGGGCATCGCCGTCATTGGCGACATCGAGCTTCTGTTCCAAAGCCAGCCGGAGGCCCGCTATGTCGGCATCACCGGCACCAACGGCAAATCGACCACCACCGCGCTGATCGGCCATATCCTGAAAACGGCGGGACTGCGAGCGGAAATCGGTGGCAATCTCGGCACCCCGGCTCTGGCGCTTGCGCCGCTCGGCAAGGACGGGATTTACGTCCTGGAACTATCCTCGTATCAGCTGGATTTGATCCGGCGCAATCCGATCGAGATTGCGGTCATGCTCAACCTCACGCCCGACCATCTCGCCCGGCACGGCGACATGGCAGGCTATATCGCGGCCAAGGCGCGGATCATCCGCGACGACGGCCCGCAGACCTTCATCTGCGGCATGGACGACGATCACAGCCGGAAACTGGCCGAACGCGCGAGCGCGAAACCCGGCATTCGCGTGCAAGGCATCAGCCAGGCGGCGCAAGAGGGTTGCGCGGTCTATGCGAAAGATCGCCGCCTGATCGACAATATCGGCGGCAAGCATGAGAGCATTCTCGGCCTCGATACGTTGACGACGCTGGTCGGCGCTCATAACTGGCAAAATATCGCCGCCGCCTATGCGGCCGCCACGGCGCTGGGCGTTCCCCGCGATGCGATCCTCGCCGGCGTAAAAACTTTCCCCGGCCTCGCCCATCGCCAGCAATTGATTGCCGCGATAGATGGCGTAAAATTCATCAATGACAGCAAAGCCACCAATGCCGACGCCACCGGCAAGGCGCTGGCCTGCTACGACCCGATTTATCTGATCCTCGGCGGCCAGCCCAAGGAAGGCGGCCTCGCGGGTCTTGAGATTTTCATGCCGCGCGTCCGGCACGCCTTTCTCATCGGACAGGCGGCGGACGAATTCGCCGCGTGGCTCGAAGGCAAGGCGGCCTATGCCCAATGCGGCACGCTCGACGTCGCGGTCGCGGAAGCCGCGAGCATGGCATGGCGGGAAAAGCTGGACCATGCCGCCGTGCTGCTATCTCCCGCTTGCGCCTCATGGGATCAATTCAGTAGCTTCGAGCATCGCGGCGATATGTTCGCCCGGTATGTTCGCGCGTTGCAATCTCCGGCCCTTGGACAATCCGCATGA
- the mraY gene encoding phospho-N-acetylmuramoyl-pentapeptide-transferase, with protein sequence MLYSLLYPLAEHYHVSIVFNLFRYITFRSGCALITSLFICFVMGPPLIRWLRAKQGEGQPIRDDGPETHFKKKGTPTMGGLMMLVSIVVSTLLWMDLASGFTWLVLGVTSGFGMIGFADDYLKLTRRNTKGVSGRLRLLWQVFLALVTVVGITRLEPPGMGTALALPVFKDVLLQLGPFFILFAVLVIVGASNAVNLTDGLDGLAAVPAMIVALSFGLIAYLVGNNIFANYLQLHHVPGAGELAIFCSAMAGACLGFLWFNAPPAQVFMGDTGSLALGSALGTVAVITKHEIVLAIIGGLFVVETLSVIIQVASFKLTGKRVFKMAPLHHHFEKLGWSEPTIVIRFWIIACILALVGLSTLKLR encoded by the coding sequence ATGCTTTATTCTCTGCTCTATCCGCTCGCGGAACATTATCACGTCTCGATCGTCTTCAATCTTTTCCGGTACATTACGTTCCGCAGCGGCTGCGCGCTGATCACGTCCCTGTTTATATGCTTCGTCATGGGGCCGCCGCTGATCCGCTGGCTGCGCGCGAAACAAGGCGAGGGCCAGCCGATCCGCGACGACGGCCCCGAAACCCACTTCAAGAAAAAAGGCACGCCGACGATGGGCGGACTGATGATGCTGGTCTCCATCGTGGTCAGCACATTATTATGGATGGATCTGGCGAGCGGCTTTACCTGGCTGGTTCTGGGCGTGACCTCGGGTTTCGGCATGATCGGCTTCGCCGACGATTACCTGAAGCTCACGCGGCGCAATACCAAGGGCGTGTCCGGGAGACTGCGGCTGCTGTGGCAGGTCTTTCTCGCCCTCGTCACGGTCGTCGGGATCACCCGGCTCGAGCCGCCCGGCATGGGAACGGCGCTGGCACTGCCGGTGTTCAAGGATGTCCTGCTGCAGCTCGGCCCGTTCTTCATCCTGTTCGCGGTGCTGGTCATCGTCGGCGCGAGCAATGCCGTCAATCTGACGGACGGCCTCGACGGTCTTGCCGCCGTGCCCGCGATGATCGTGGCGCTGTCCTTCGGCCTTATCGCTTATCTCGTAGGCAATAATATTTTCGCCAATTACCTGCAGCTCCATCATGTGCCGGGAGCCGGAGAGCTGGCAATTTTCTGCAGCGCGATGGCGGGCGCCTGCCTGGGGTTCCTTTGGTTCAACGCGCCTCCGGCTCAAGTCTTCATGGGCGATACGGGGTCCCTGGCTTTGGGAAGCGCGCTCGGCACCGTGGCCGTCATCACCAAGCATGAGATCGTGCTGGCCATCATCGGCGGGCTGTTCGTGGTGGAGACTTTGTCGGTCATCATCCAGGTCGCGTCCTTCAAGCTGACCGGCAAGCGCGTGTTCAAAATGGCGCCGCTGCATCATCATTTCGAGAAACTCGGCTGGAGCGAGCCGACGATCGTCATACGTTTCTGGATCATCGCCTGCATTCTCGCGCTGGTCGGCCTTTCGACGCTGAAGCTGAGGTGA
- a CDS encoding UDP-N-acetylmuramoyl-L-alanyl-D-glutamate--2,6-diaminopimelate ligase — translation MTVKTPRLSTLLKKIDLPPGDDPLRGYAVDGGDPEITALTSDSREASPGSLFAALSGSNLDGRKFIAEAIGGGASIILTDRDAALDNTGGATIIRANEPRWLLSQIAAAFFTEQPRHIAAVTGTSGKTSTVQFVRELWTAMGAQAASIGTLGVVAPEYSHYGKLTTPDPITLHKTLADLAAQGVTHASFEASSHGLALYRLDAVRVEAAGFTNLARDHLDFHGTRENYFAAKKRLFAEVMIANGTAILNADTEEAEALARIVSGRGGRVLTYGLQGKDLKLLQSAPDAHGQNLKLEILGKPYDAHLELAGNFQAWNALCALGLAIGQGADPEKAIAALGKLTGVHGRLDLAGTHESGAPVLVDYAHKPDALEAVLTALRPHVGADGRLIVVFGCGGNRDAGKRPIMGGIACRLADMTIVTDDNPRMEDPAAIRAAILAGCETSPSVHEIADRRDAIRFAVGQLRTGDVLVIAGKGHEPGQIVRDQVLPFDDGEVAREALGNTGPNLRPRAEAPIMKGKAQPQ, via the coding sequence ATGACAGTGAAGACACCGCGTCTGTCGACGCTACTCAAGAAAATTGATCTTCCGCCCGGCGACGATCCGCTGCGCGGCTATGCCGTCGATGGCGGCGATCCGGAAATCACGGCGCTGACGTCCGACTCGCGCGAGGCCAGCCCCGGAAGCTTGTTCGCGGCATTGTCCGGCAGCAACCTGGACGGACGCAAATTCATCGCCGAGGCCATCGGCGGCGGCGCGTCGATCATCCTGACGGATCGCGATGCCGCCCTGGACAATACCGGCGGAGCCACCATCATTCGCGCCAACGAGCCGCGCTGGCTGCTGTCGCAAATCGCCGCCGCGTTTTTCACGGAGCAACCCCGGCACATCGCCGCCGTCACCGGCACCAGCGGCAAAACTTCGACCGTGCAATTCGTCCGCGAGCTTTGGACGGCCATGGGCGCGCAGGCCGCTTCCATCGGCACGCTGGGCGTCGTCGCGCCGGAATACAGCCATTACGGCAAGCTGACGACGCCGGACCCGATCACGCTGCATAAGACGCTGGCCGATCTTGCGGCGCAGGGCGTGACTCACGCCTCGTTCGAAGCGTCCAGCCACGGTCTCGCCTTATACCGGCTCGACGCCGTTCGCGTCGAAGCGGCGGGCTTCACCAATCTTGCGCGCGATCATCTCGATTTCCACGGCACGCGCGAAAATTACTTTGCCGCCAAGAAAAGATTGTTCGCCGAGGTCATGATCGCGAACGGCACGGCGATCCTGAACGCCGATACCGAAGAAGCCGAAGCCCTCGCCCGGATCGTTTCCGGACGCGGCGGACGGGTTCTGACTTACGGCCTCCAAGGCAAAGACCTCAAGCTGCTGCAAAGCGCGCCGGACGCGCACGGACAGAATCTCAAACTCGAGATTCTCGGAAAGCCCTATGATGCCCATCTGGAACTCGCCGGAAATTTCCAGGCCTGGAACGCGCTATGCGCGCTCGGCCTCGCCATCGGCCAGGGAGCCGATCCGGAAAAAGCCATTGCGGCGCTCGGCAAGCTCACCGGCGTGCATGGCAGGCTCGACCTTGCCGGGACGCATGAAAGCGGCGCGCCGGTTCTCGTCGATTACGCCCACAAGCCGGACGCGCTGGAAGCGGTGCTGACCGCCCTGCGCCCCCATGTCGGCGCGGACGGGCGGCTGATCGTGGTCTTCGGCTGCGGCGGCAATCGCGACGCCGGCAAAAGGCCGATCATGGGCGGCATCGCCTGCCGCCTCGCCGATATGACTATCGTCACCGACGACAATCCGCGCATGGAAGACCCGGCTGCCATCCGCGCCGCCATTCTTGCCGGTTGCGAAACGTCGCCTTCCGTGCATGAGATCGCCGACCGCCGCGACGCGATTCGCTTCGCCGTCGGCCAGTTGCGCACGGGAGACGTTCTGGTGATCGCGGGCAAAGGCCATGAGCCGGGACAAATCGTCCGCGATCAAGTCTTGCCCTTCGATGACGGCGAAGTCGCAAGGGAAGCTTTAGGAAATACGGGGCCGAATCTCCGCCCGCGCGCCGAGGCGCCGATTATGAAAGGCAAGGCACAGCCGCAATGA
- the murB gene encoding UDP-N-acetylmuramate dehydrogenase: MPASSIGLKDFRDEGILHRLPPVRGKLEAAAPLSPQTWFRVGGPAEILFKPADEEDLAAFLAATPADIPVTVIGVASNLLIRDGGIRGVVVKLGPQFAQIRADGMAIMAGAAALDLNVARAAAQAGIGGLEFMSGIPGTVGGGLRMNAGAYGREFKDAVAAVTALDREGKRRRMDNAACEFSYRHSGLPADWIFLGAEFHGVANEPDLITAKMQEIQAARGATQPIREKTGGSTFANPAGNKAWQLIDSAGCRGLRIGGAEMSPQHCNFIVNTGDATAADIENLGEEVRARVRSKFNVDLHWEIVRIGVEAQGSQPCA; encoded by the coding sequence ATGCCAGCATCCAGCATCGGCTTAAAAGATTTTCGCGACGAGGGCATTCTGCATCGTCTGCCGCCCGTGCGCGGCAAGCTGGAAGCCGCCGCGCCGCTGTCGCCGCAGACATGGTTCCGCGTCGGCGGCCCCGCGGAAATATTATTCAAGCCCGCGGACGAAGAAGATCTGGCGGCATTCCTCGCCGCGACGCCTGCCGACATTCCGGTGACCGTCATCGGCGTCGCATCCAACCTGCTGATCCGCGACGGCGGCATTCGCGGCGTGGTGGTCAAGCTCGGCCCGCAATTCGCGCAAATTCGCGCCGATGGCATGGCGATCATGGCCGGAGCCGCGGCCCTCGATCTCAATGTCGCCCGCGCGGCGGCGCAGGCGGGTATCGGCGGCCTTGAATTCATGTCCGGCATTCCCGGCACCGTCGGCGGCGGCTTGCGGATGAACGCGGGCGCGTATGGACGGGAATTCAAGGACGCCGTCGCCGCCGTAACCGCGCTCGACCGCGAAGGCAAGCGGCGGCGCATGGACAATGCCGCCTGCGAATTCTCCTACCGCCATAGCGGCCTTCCCGCCGACTGGATATTCCTTGGCGCGGAATTTCACGGCGTCGCGAACGAGCCCGATCTCATTACGGCGAAAATGCAGGAAATCCAGGCGGCGCGAGGCGCGACACAGCCGATCCGCGAGAAAACCGGCGGCTCGACCTTCGCCAATCCCGCCGGCAACAAAGCCTGGCAGCTTATCGACAGCGCGGGCTGCCGGGGCCTTCGCATAGGAGGAGCGGAAATGTCGCCGCAGCACTGCAATTTCATCGTCAATACCGGCGACGCCACCGCCGCCGACATCGAAAATCTGGGCGAAGAAGTCCGCGCCCGCGTGCGAAGCAAATTCAACGTGGATTTGCATTGGGAAATCGTCCGCATCGGCGTCGAAGCGCAAGGGAGCCAGCCATGCGCCTGA
- the murF gene encoding UDP-N-acetylmuramoyl-tripeptide--D-alanyl-D-alanine ligase — MTDFLWHGEDAARSVRGEGRTDWQASGVSIDSRTLERGDLFIALQAEHDGHAYVGDAMRRGAAAAIVSRVPEGVPPDTKLVLVPDTFAALQDLGSRGRARARGKIIAVTGSVGKTGSKEQLRHMLAGCGAVYASQGSFNNHWGVPLSLSRLPQDAAWGVFELGMNHAGEIAPLARQVQPHVALITTVEAVHLEHFTGVEAIADAKAEIFLGMDAKGTAALNRDNPHFSRLAAHARTQGLQTILSFGHSSGADARMIEYRIAGEGGDIRAEFFGKPLAYRISAPGLHYAMNSLGALLTAQAAGAPLEACAAALASYTPPEGRGARHEIALPDGGSITLIDESYNASPVAMRAAIAVLGQSAPGGGGRRIAILGDMRELGQTAPRLHAELAEPLIAAKIDQVYCCGHMIQGLLASVPSSMRGRYAADSKSLAAMVAPELRGGDVVLVKGSKSVHMEAVIEAIRALNAAPAAPGNGRANPTPKVS, encoded by the coding sequence ATGACTGATTTTTTATGGCATGGCGAAGACGCGGCGCGCAGCGTGCGCGGCGAAGGCCGGACGGACTGGCAGGCATCGGGCGTCTCCATCGACAGCCGCACGCTGGAGCGCGGCGACCTGTTCATCGCGCTGCAGGCGGAGCATGACGGCCATGCCTATGTCGGCGACGCGATGCGGCGCGGCGCGGCGGCGGCGATCGTCAGCCGCGTTCCCGAAGGCGTCCCGCCGGATACGAAACTGGTTCTGGTTCCCGATACTTTCGCGGCCTTGCAGGATTTGGGCAGCCGGGGCCGGGCGCGGGCGCGGGGAAAAATCATCGCCGTCACCGGGTCGGTGGGCAAAACGGGAAGCAAGGAGCAGTTGCGTCATATGCTGGCCGGTTGCGGCGCGGTCTATGCCAGCCAGGGAAGCTTCAACAATCACTGGGGCGTGCCGCTGTCTCTGTCCCGGCTGCCTCAGGACGCGGCGTGGGGCGTTTTCGAGCTTGGCATGAATCACGCGGGAGAAATCGCGCCGCTCGCCCGCCAGGTTCAGCCGCATGTCGCCCTTATCACCACCGTCGAGGCCGTGCATCTGGAACATTTCACCGGCGTGGAAGCCATCGCCGACGCTAAGGCGGAAATATTCCTCGGCATGGACGCCAAGGGAACGGCGGCGCTGAACCGCGACAATCCGCATTTCTCGAGACTGGCCGCTCATGCGCGCACGCAGGGCCTGCAAACCATTTTGAGTTTCGGCCATAGCTCCGGCGCGGACGCCAGAATGATCGAATATCGCATCGCCGGAGAAGGCGGTGACATTCGGGCGGAGTTTTTCGGCAAGCCTCTGGCTTACCGCATCAGCGCGCCGGGCCTGCATTACGCGATGAATTCCCTTGGCGCGCTCTTGACGGCGCAAGCGGCAGGCGCGCCGCTGGAAGCCTGCGCCGCCGCCCTCGCCTCCTACACGCCGCCGGAAGGACGCGGCGCGCGGCATGAGATCGCGCTACCGGACGGAGGCAGCATCACGCTAATCGACGAAAGCTATAACGCCAGCCCGGTCGCCATGCGCGCCGCCATCGCGGTTCTGGGGCAAAGCGCGCCGGGCGGCGGCGGACGCCGCATCGCCATCCTCGGCGACATGCGCGAATTAGGACAGACCGCGCCGCGCCTTCATGCCGAACTCGCCGAACCGCTTATTGCCGCCAAAATCGATCAGGTCTATTGCTGCGGCCATATGATCCAGGGCCTGCTGGCCTCGGTTCCTTCTTCGATGCGGGGACGCTACGCCGCCGACAGCAAATCCCTGGCGGCGATGGTCGCGCCGGAACTGCGCGGCGGCGACGTGGTTTTGGTCAAAGGCTCGAAAAGCGTGCATATGGAGGCGGTCATCGAGGCGATCAGGGCGCTGAACGCCGCCCCGGCCGCGCCCGGCAACGGACGCGCCAATCCGACACCTAAAGTATCGTAA
- the ftsA gene encoding cell division protein FtsA, whose amino-acid sequence MSFFSSSRNAPKKGQILAALDIGSSKIVCFIAKRDADDHLHVIGIGHQLSAGMKGGVIVDMDATERAIRGAMDAAEHMAGLRVERVSVNISGNHISSRTCQLTLPLHGREIGSADIDRVLGQSPDIAAEGENYPQEIIHTIPVSYSLDGQRGIRDPRGMVGHTLGAQLHVIAAGYGPVRTIGAVLARLDLEVEQMAVSAYASGLACLVEDEMDLGSVIIDMGAGTTTFAVFFDGQCVYTDGIPLGGQHVTNDIARGLTTTISHAERMKTLYGHALPSSTDDREIIDVPQVGEETPELANHVPKSHLINIIRPRLEEIFEMVRGKLSDSDFDSIAGRRVVLTGGASQMPGVREMAQQLLDKQVRLGRPVRIGRPLSASKGADAAPLNQGLAEATAGPGFATVSGLLAIAMQPSATVPNLAAEFGSGSWIERMQHWIKQNI is encoded by the coding sequence GTGTCCTTCTTCTCCAGTTCCCGCAACGCCCCGAAGAAGGGCCAAATTCTCGCAGCCCTCGATATCGGCTCCAGCAAGATCGTCTGCTTCATCGCCAAGCGCGACGCCGACGATCACCTGCATGTGATCGGCATCGGCCATCAGCTTTCGGCGGGCATGAAAGGCGGCGTCATCGTCGACATGGACGCGACCGAACGCGCCATCCGGGGCGCGATGGACGCGGCGGAGCATATGGCGGGGCTTCGGGTGGAGCGCGTGTCCGTCAATATCTCCGGCAATCACATCTCGTCGCGCACCTGCCAGCTGACCCTGCCCTTGCATGGGCGCGAAATAGGCAGCGCCGATATCGACCGCGTCCTCGGCCAATCTCCCGACATCGCCGCCGAAGGGGAAAATTACCCGCAGGAGATCATCCATACGATTCCCGTCAGCTATAGCCTCGACGGCCAGCGCGGCATCCGCGATCCGCGCGGCATGGTCGGCCATACGCTGGGCGCGCAGCTGCACGTCATCGCGGCGGGCTACGGCCCGGTGCGCACCATCGGCGCGGTGCTGGCGCGGCTCGATCTCGAAGTCGAGCAGATGGCGGTCAGCGCCTATGCCAGCGGCCTCGCCTGCCTGGTCGAGGACGAAATGGACCTCGGCAGCGTCATCATCGACATGGGCGCGGGCACGACCACCTTCGCGGTATTCTTCGACGGGCAGTGCGTCTACACCGACGGCATCCCCCTCGGCGGCCAGCATGTGACGAACGACATCGCGCGCGGCCTCACGACCACCATCAGCCACGCCGAGCGCATGAAGACGCTGTACGGCCACGCGCTGCCAAGCTCGACCGACGACCGCGAGATCATCGACGTGCCGCAAGTGGGGGAAGAAACTCCGGAACTGGCGAACCATGTGCCGAAATCGCATCTCATCAATATCATCCGCCCCCGGCTGGAGGAAATTTTCGAGATGGTGCGGGGCAAATTATCCGACAGCGATTTCGATTCCATCGCCGGGCGGCGCGTGGTCTTGACCGGCGGCGCGAGCCAGATGCCGGGCGTGAGAGAAATGGCGCAGCAGCTTCTGGACAAGCAGGTGCGGCTTGGCCGTCCGGTGCGGATCGGGCGCCCGCTCTCCGCATCTAAGGGCGCGGACGCCGCGCCGCTCAATCAGGGCCTTGCCGAAGCGACGGCGGGGCCGGGCTTCGCGACCGTCTCCGGCCTGCTCGCCATCGCCATGCAGCCCTCGGCCACCGTGCCCAACCTCGCCGCCGAATTCGGCAGCGGCTCATGGATCGAACGGATGCAGCACTGGA
- a CDS encoding cell division protein FtsQ/DivIB has protein sequence MSGIRPKAKFYITGKKPGRRRRIVIAAAAVMLICGGGLYWLWHSGWPQQQAERLADAGLQMTAQAGFSLEEISVEGRQYTDKAAVMAALQAKRGMPIMAIDPASMLERLQALPWLSSAMVERRLPHTLYIRLIERQPVARWQYRNQIQVIDMDGKTLPARADDFARLPLIVGEGAAERAVDLLAELAAYPNLQKQLHAAVHVGNRRWDLALESGITIRLPEANEASGLKRLAALMDDHEILSRDIVAIDLRQNDRQIIERSPGSEKDKPAISVPKI, from the coding sequence ATGTCCGGCATAAGGCCAAAGGCGAAATTCTATATCACCGGCAAGAAGCCGGGCCGCAGGCGGCGCATCGTCATCGCGGCGGCTGCCGTCATGCTGATCTGCGGCGGCGGCCTTTACTGGCTATGGCATAGCGGCTGGCCGCAGCAGCAGGCCGAGCGGCTGGCGGACGCCGGATTGCAGATGACCGCGCAAGCCGGATTCAGCCTCGAAGAAATTTCGGTCGAGGGACGGCAATATACCGACAAAGCCGCCGTGATGGCGGCGCTGCAGGCCAAACGCGGCATGCCGATCATGGCGATCGATCCGGCCTCGATGCTGGAAAGGCTTCAGGCATTGCCCTGGCTGAGCAGCGCCATGGTGGAGCGGCGGCTGCCGCATACGCTTTATATCCGCCTGATCGAACGGCAGCCTGTCGCGCGCTGGCAATACCGCAACCAGATTCAGGTCATCGACATGGACGGCAAGACGCTGCCCGCGCGCGCCGACGATTTCGCGCGCCTGCCGCTGATTGTCGGCGAAGGCGCGGCGGAAAGAGCCGTCGATCTTCTGGCCGAGCTTGCGGCCTATCCGAATCTGCAAAAGCAACTCCACGCGGCGGTGCATGTCGGCAACCGGCGCTGGGATTTGGCGCTGGAGTCCGGCATTACCATCCGGCTGCCCGAAGCGAACGAAGCCAGCGGCCTGAAGCGCCTCGCGGCGCTGATGGACGATCACGAGATTCTTTCCCGCGATATCGTCGCCATCGACCTGCGCCAGAACGACCGCCAGATCATCGAGCGGTCGCCCGGCTCGGAAAAAGACAAGCCCGCTATCAGCGTGCCGAAGATATGA